One window of Pseudomonas sp. ML2-2023-3 genomic DNA carries:
- a CDS encoding KpsF/GutQ family sugar-phosphate isomerase, which translates to MSQSSDLIQSAQRTIRLELEAVEGLLTHIDADFVRACEMILASKGRVVVVGMGKSGHIGNKIAATLASTGTTAFFVHPAEASHGDMGMITRDDIILALSNSGSTAEIVTLLPLIKRLGIKLISMTGNPQSPLAKAADVSLDASVAQEACPLNLAPTSSTTATLVLGDALAIALLEARGFTAEDFAFSHPGGALGRRLLLKVENVMHSGDELPQVMRGTLLKEALMEMTHKGLGMTVVIEEDGRLAGIFTDGDLRRTLDREIDIRNATIDAVMTPHGKTARADMLAAEALKIMEDHKISALVVVDKQDRPVGALNMHDLLRAGVM; encoded by the coding sequence ATGAGCCAATCCAGCGACCTGATTCAATCCGCCCAACGCACCATCCGCCTCGAACTGGAAGCCGTAGAGGGCTTGCTGACTCATATCGACGCAGATTTCGTACGCGCTTGCGAGATGATTTTGGCAAGTAAAGGCCGGGTAGTCGTGGTCGGCATGGGCAAGTCAGGGCACATAGGCAACAAAATTGCCGCCACCCTGGCCAGCACCGGCACCACGGCTTTTTTCGTTCATCCGGCAGAAGCCAGCCACGGTGACATGGGCATGATCACCCGGGATGACATCATTCTCGCGCTGTCCAATTCTGGCTCAACCGCCGAAATCGTCACCCTGCTGCCGCTGATCAAGCGCCTGGGCATCAAATTGATCAGCATGACCGGTAATCCGCAATCGCCCCTGGCCAAGGCGGCCGATGTCAGCCTCGATGCAAGCGTGGCCCAGGAGGCCTGCCCGCTAAACCTGGCACCGACCTCCTCCACCACGGCAACCCTGGTGCTGGGCGATGCACTGGCCATAGCACTGCTCGAAGCCCGTGGCTTCACAGCCGAAGACTTTGCCTTCTCCCATCCGGGTGGAGCACTGGGCCGGCGTTTGCTGCTCAAGGTCGAAAACGTCATGCACTCTGGCGATGAGTTGCCGCAAGTCATGCGCGGCACCCTGCTCAAAGAAGCACTGATGGAAATGACCCACAAGGGGCTGGGCATGACTGTCGTCATCGAAGAGGACGGCCGGCTGGCCGGGATCTTCACTGACGGTGACTTGCGCCGCACCCTGGACCGTGAAATCGATATCCGCAACGCAACCATTGATGCCGTCATGACCCCGCACGGCAAAACCGCCCGGGCCGACATGCTGGCGGCCGAAGCCCTGAAGATCATGGAAGATCACAAAATCAGCGCACTGGTGGTTGTCGACAAGCAAGATCGCCCGGTTGGCGCCTTGAACATGCACGATCTGCTACGCGCAGGAGTAATGTAA
- a CDS encoding HAD family hydrolase, which produces MTQELLKRGKGIKLAIFDVDGVLTDGRLYFLEDGSEFKTFNTLDGQGIKMLMAAGVQTAIISGRKTPVVERRAQNLGIPHLYQGREDKLVVLDELLGQLNLSYEQVAYLGDDLPDLPVIRRVGLGMAVANAASFVREHAHGVTQARGGEGAAREFCELILRAQGSLDAAHAAYL; this is translated from the coding sequence ATGACCCAGGAACTTCTCAAACGCGGCAAAGGCATCAAGCTTGCCATTTTTGACGTTGACGGTGTCTTGACCGACGGTCGCCTGTACTTCCTCGAAGACGGCAGCGAATTCAAAACCTTCAATACCCTCGACGGCCAAGGCATCAAGATGCTGATGGCGGCCGGTGTTCAAACCGCAATCATCAGCGGTCGCAAAACCCCGGTCGTCGAGCGCCGCGCGCAAAATCTGGGCATCCCGCACCTCTATCAGGGCCGGGAAGATAAATTGGTCGTGCTGGACGAGCTTCTTGGCCAACTCAACCTAAGCTATGAACAGGTCGCCTATTTGGGCGACGATTTGCCAGACTTGCCGGTTATCCGTCGTGTCGGCCTTGGCATGGCAGTGGCCAATGCTGCAAGTTTTGTTCGCGAGCACGCCCACGGCGTTACCCAGGCACGTGGTGGCGAAGGTGCCGCCCGCGAATTCTGCGAGCTGATTCTGCGTGCCCAGGGCAGCCTGGACGCAGCCCACGCCGCCTACCTATAG
- the lptC gene encoding LPS export ABC transporter periplasmic protein LptC, producing the protein MLSKKIRQILLFAVIASLFAAVGYWNIRPERFLDAPTVAVDEHAIDYYATNARSLQFLPDGKLQYEMTSEKLEHLKASEVTLLTNPKMQLYRGTAYPWDVKSERGEVNPDGTEVELIDSVRIARTDEKKRTTIITSTRMTVFPQKQYAQTERDVRIDGAGGVTTGKGMKAYLKDGRMDLLSNVRGQYESR; encoded by the coding sequence ATGCTGAGCAAAAAGATTCGCCAAATACTGCTGTTCGCGGTCATTGCTTCGCTGTTTGCAGCAGTTGGCTACTGGAACATCAGGCCGGAACGCTTTCTCGACGCCCCTACCGTGGCCGTGGATGAACACGCTATCGACTATTACGCCACCAACGCACGCAGCCTTCAGTTTCTGCCCGACGGCAAGTTGCAGTACGAGATGACCTCCGAGAAGCTTGAACATTTGAAAGCTTCCGAAGTCACTCTATTGACCAACCCGAAAATGCAGCTGTATCGCGGCACGGCCTACCCGTGGGACGTGAAGAGCGAGCGCGGTGAAGTCAATCCGGACGGTACTGAAGTCGAGCTGATCGACTCGGTGCGCATAGCCCGTACCGACGAGAAAAAACGCACCACGATTATTACCAGTACCCGCATGACTGTATTCCCGCAGAAGCAATATGCGCAGACCGAGCGAGACGTTAGAATCGACGGCGCTGGCGGCGTGACTACTGGCAAGGGAATGAAAGCATATTTGAAAGACGGCAGGATGGACCTGCTGTCCAACGTAAGAGGACAGTATGAGTCTCGTTAA
- the lptA gene encoding lipopolysaccharide transport periplasmic protein LptA yields MSLVKTLPLLLSLSAALGSVSAWALPNDNEQPIRIQANEAQLDDKQGIATYKGDVIITQGSMKITGNTVTITRNAAGEIDVVTSVGNLAYFEQLQKATDPKPVQAYAVTIQYHAPQNRIVLIDKAKVINDGNTTEGEKIVYDTVKQIASAGRANGSQVTAPRPRIDMVIQPKKKTDPQKAQ; encoded by the coding sequence ATGAGTCTCGTTAAAACCCTCCCTTTATTGCTCAGCTTGAGCGCAGCACTGGGAAGCGTGAGCGCCTGGGCTCTGCCGAACGACAACGAGCAACCTATCCGCATTCAGGCCAACGAAGCACAACTGGATGACAAGCAAGGCATCGCCACCTACAAGGGCGATGTAATCATCACCCAGGGCTCGATGAAAATCACCGGCAATACCGTCACCATCACCCGTAACGCTGCGGGAGAAATCGACGTGGTGACTTCTGTGGGCAACCTGGCTTACTTCGAGCAGTTGCAAAAAGCCACAGACCCCAAGCCGGTCCAGGCTTACGCCGTCACCATTCAGTACCATGCGCCGCAAAATCGCATCGTGCTGATCGACAAGGCCAAGGTCATCAACGACGGCAACACCACCGAAGGCGAGAAAATCGTCTACGACACGGTGAAACAAATCGCCAGCGCCGGTCGCGCCAATGGTAGCCAGGTCACAGCACCTCGCCCACGCATCGACATGGTGATCCAGCCCAAGAAGAAAACCGACCCGCAGAAGGCCCAGTAA
- the lptB gene encoding LPS export ABC transporter ATP-binding protein translates to MATLKAQHLAKSYKGRQVVRDVSLSIDSGQIVGLLGPNGAGKTTCFYMIVGLVHADQGRVLIDDLDVSHEPMHGRARAGIGYLPQEASIFRKLSVADNIMAILETRKELDKASRRKELESLLQEFHINHIRDNLGMSLSGGERRRVEIARALATAPKFILLDEPFAGVDPISVGDIKQIIHHLKAKGIGVLITDHNVRETLDICETAYIVNDGQLIAEGDAETILANKLVREVYLGHEFRL, encoded by the coding sequence ATGGCAACTCTGAAAGCCCAGCATCTGGCCAAAAGCTACAAGGGCCGTCAGGTAGTACGTGATGTCAGCCTGTCGATCGACAGCGGGCAAATCGTGGGTTTGCTCGGCCCTAACGGCGCGGGCAAGACCACGTGCTTCTACATGATTGTCGGCCTGGTGCATGCCGACCAGGGCCGCGTCCTGATCGACGACCTGGACGTCAGCCATGAGCCCATGCACGGCCGCGCACGCGCCGGTATAGGCTACCTGCCGCAGGAAGCCTCGATTTTCCGCAAGCTGTCTGTCGCGGATAACATCATGGCCATCCTCGAAACACGCAAGGAACTCGACAAGGCCAGTCGACGCAAAGAGCTGGAAAGCCTGCTGCAGGAGTTCCACATCAACCACATCCGCGACAACCTGGGCATGAGCCTGTCGGGTGGTGAACGTCGCCGGGTAGAAATTGCCCGCGCCCTGGCCACTGCGCCAAAGTTCATCCTGCTCGACGAACCTTTTGCCGGGGTTGACCCGATTTCGGTGGGCGACATCAAGCAAATCATTCACCACCTCAAGGCCAAAGGCATTGGCGTGCTGATCACCGATCACAACGTTCGTGAAACCCTCGACATCTGCGAAACCGCTTATATCGTTAACGACGGCCAACTGATCGCCGAAGGTGATGCAGAAACGATTCTGGCCAACAAGTTGGTGAGAGAAGTTTACCTGGGCCATGAGTTCCGCCTGTAA
- a CDS encoding RNA polymerase factor sigma-54 — MKPSLVLRMGQQLTMTPQLQQAIRLLQLSTLDLQQEIQEALESNPMLERQEEGDDFDNADPLADNIEQKPNSDVQEPTYQEPAQTVDNLEDGDWGDRIPNELPVDTAWEDVYQTSASSLPSNDDDEWDFTTRTSAGESLQSHLLWQLNLAPMSDTDRLIGVTLIDCINNQGYLDETLEEILEAFDPELDIELDEIEAVLHRIQQFEPSGIGARNLGECLLLQLRQLPAKTPWLNEAKRLVTDYIDLLGARDYSQLMRRMKLKEEELRQVIELVQSLNPRPGSQIESSEAEYVVPDVIVRKDNERWLVELNQESVPRLRVNPQYAGFVRRADTSADNTFMRNQLQEARWFIKSLQSRNETLMKVATQIVEHQRGFLEYGDEAMKPLVLHDIAEAVGMHESTISRVTTQKFMHTPRGIYELKYFFSSHVSTSEGGECSSTAIRAIIKKLVAAENQKKPLSDSKIAGLLEAQGIQVARRTVAKYRESLGIAPSSERKRLM, encoded by the coding sequence ATGAAACCATCGCTAGTCCTGAGAATGGGCCAGCAGCTGACGATGACACCTCAGCTGCAACAGGCCATCCGCCTGCTCCAATTGTCGACCCTCGACCTGCAACAGGAAATCCAGGAAGCCCTGGAGTCCAATCCGATGCTTGAACGCCAGGAAGAAGGCGACGACTTCGACAATGCAGACCCCTTGGCCGACAACATCGAGCAAAAACCCAATTCCGACGTTCAGGAGCCCACCTACCAGGAGCCCGCACAGACGGTAGACAATCTGGAAGACGGCGACTGGGGCGACCGCATCCCCAATGAGCTGCCTGTGGACACTGCCTGGGAAGACGTCTACCAGACCAGCGCCAGCAGCCTGCCAAGCAACGATGATGACGAGTGGGACTTCACCACCCGCACCTCTGCCGGCGAGAGCCTGCAAAGCCACCTGCTGTGGCAGTTGAACCTTGCGCCGATGTCCGACACCGACCGACTGATCGGTGTGACCCTCATCGACTGCATCAATAACCAGGGCTACCTGGACGAAACCCTCGAGGAAATTCTCGAAGCGTTCGATCCGGAACTGGATATCGAGCTCGACGAAATCGAAGCCGTCCTGCACCGCATCCAGCAATTCGAACCCTCCGGCATTGGTGCGCGCAACCTGGGCGAGTGCCTGCTCCTGCAATTGCGCCAGCTCCCGGCCAAGACACCTTGGCTGAACGAAGCCAAACGCCTGGTCACGGATTACATCGACCTGCTGGGCGCGCGCGACTACAGCCAGCTCATGCGCCGCATGAAGCTCAAAGAGGAAGAACTGCGCCAGGTCATCGAGCTGGTGCAAAGCCTCAATCCGCGCCCGGGCTCACAAATCGAGTCCAGCGAAGCCGAATATGTCGTGCCTGACGTGATCGTTCGCAAGGACAACGAACGCTGGCTGGTGGAGCTCAACCAGGAGTCCGTGCCACGTCTGCGGGTAAACCCGCAATACGCAGGTTTCGTGCGTCGCGCCGACACCAGCGCCGACAACACCTTTATGCGCAACCAGCTGCAAGAAGCACGCTGGTTTATCAAAAGCCTGCAGAGCCGTAACGAAACCCTGATGAAAGTGGCGACCCAGATCGTCGAGCATCAGCGCGGATTTCTGGAATATGGCGACGAGGCCATGAAGCCACTGGTACTGCACGACATCGCAGAAGCCGTGGGCATGCACGAGTCAACCATTTCGCGGGTTACCACGCAGAAATTCATGCATACCCCGCGCGGTATCTATGAGCTGAAGTACTTTTTCTCCAGCCACGTCAGCACCTCTGAAGGCGGCGAATGCTCCTCCACTGCGATCCGTGCCATCATCAAAAAACTGGTTGCAGCTGAAAATCAGAAAAAGCCGTTGAGTGACAGCAAGATCGCTGGTTTACTGGAGGCACAAGGTATTCAGGTAGCCCGTCGCACCGTCGCCAAGTACCGCGAATCCCTCGGGATAGCGCCTTCGAGCGAACGCAAGCGTTTGATGTAA
- the hpf gene encoding ribosome hibernation-promoting factor, HPF/YfiA family yields MQVNISGHQLEVTEPLRAYIGEKLDRLERHFDKITNVQVTMAVEKLKQKIEATLHIHGGEVVANAEHDDMYAAIDLLTDKLDRQLKKHKEKTQSLLQGATGR; encoded by the coding sequence ATGCAAGTCAACATCAGTGGACACCAACTGGAAGTCACCGAACCGCTACGCGCTTACATCGGCGAAAAACTCGACCGACTTGAGCGTCATTTCGACAAGATTACCAACGTACAGGTAACGATGGCGGTCGAAAAACTGAAACAGAAAATCGAAGCCACCTTGCACATCCATGGAGGAGAAGTCGTTGCCAACGCCGAGCATGACGACATGTATGCCGCCATTGATCTGCTCACTGACAAGCTTGATCGCCAACTGAAAAAGCATAAGGAAAAGACCCAAAGCCTGCTCCAGGGCGCGACCGGTCGTTAA
- the ptsN gene encoding PTS IIA-like nitrogen regulatory protein PtsN — MIRLESILTPGRSLVNAPGGSKKRALEHIANLISREVPGLEMQDVFESLIAREKLGSTGFGNGIAIPHCRLKGCESPVSALLHLDAPIDFDAIDGAPVDLLFVLLVPEAATDAHLELLRQIASMLDRKDVRERLRNAPSNEALYQVVLDVQNGH, encoded by the coding sequence ATGATCCGACTTGAAAGTATCCTGACCCCCGGCCGTTCCTTGGTGAACGCGCCGGGCGGCAGCAAAAAGCGCGCACTCGAACACATTGCCAACCTGATCAGCCGCGAAGTGCCTGGTCTCGAAATGCAGGATGTTTTTGAGAGCCTTATTGCCCGTGAAAAACTGGGTTCCACCGGTTTTGGTAACGGCATCGCCATACCCCATTGCCGCCTCAAGGGCTGCGAGTCGCCTGTCAGCGCCTTGCTTCACCTCGACGCCCCTATAGATTTCGACGCCATCGATGGCGCGCCGGTCGACCTGCTTTTCGTTTTGCTGGTACCAGAAGCGGCAACCGATGCACACCTGGAACTGCTCCGGCAGATTGCCAGCATGCTCGATCGTAAAGACGTGCGCGAAAGACTGCGCAACGCACCCAGCAACGAAGCGTTGTATCAGGTTGTTCTGGACGTACAGAACGGTCATTAA
- the rapZ gene encoding RNase adapter RapZ, with translation MRLVIVSGRSGSGKSTALAVLEDNGFYCIDNLPAGLLPELAERALIHTELAQPLVAVSIDARNLPSHLSRFPQLLEEVRNRHIQCDVLYLDADEETLLKRFSETRRRHPLSSASRSLAEAIRDETQLLGPIADLADLTINTTNLNLYQLRDTIKLRLLNKPEAGTAFLVESFGFKRGMPVDADLVFDVRCLPNPYWKPELREQSGLDQPVADYLAAQPDVEEMFQDISSYLLKWLPRFAASNRAYVTIGIGCTGGHHRSVYLTERLGKCLQETLKNVQVRHRDLT, from the coding sequence ATGCGCTTAGTCATTGTCAGCGGACGCTCCGGCTCCGGTAAAAGCACCGCCCTCGCCGTCCTTGAAGACAACGGTTTCTATTGCATCGACAACCTTCCGGCAGGCTTGCTGCCGGAACTGGCCGAACGTGCGCTGATTCACACCGAATTAGCGCAACCCCTGGTGGCCGTGTCGATTGACGCGCGAAACCTGCCAAGCCATTTGTCACGCTTTCCCCAGTTGCTTGAAGAGGTTCGCAACCGGCACATCCAGTGCGACGTGCTCTACCTGGATGCCGACGAAGAAACCCTGCTCAAGCGCTTCTCGGAAACCCGCAGGCGTCACCCGCTCAGTAGCGCAAGCCGTTCGCTTGCCGAAGCTATTCGCGATGAAACCCAGCTGCTTGGACCGATTGCCGACCTCGCTGACCTGACCATCAACACCACCAATCTGAACCTGTATCAGTTGCGTGACACCATCAAGTTGCGCCTGCTGAACAAACCTGAAGCCGGCACCGCCTTTTTGGTTGAGTCGTTTGGTTTCAAGCGCGGGATGCCAGTGGATGCCGACCTGGTCTTTGACGTACGTTGCCTGCCCAACCCGTACTGGAAGCCCGAACTGCGCGAGCAATCCGGGCTGGATCAGCCGGTTGCCGATTATCTGGCAGCACAACCTGATGTCGAGGAAATGTTCCAGGACATCTCCAGCTACCTGCTGAAGTGGCTACCACGCTTTGCCGCGAGCAATCGTGCCTATGTAACGATTGGTATTGGTTGTACGGGCGGACATCACCGCTCCGTGTACCTGACCGAGCGACTGGGCAAGTGCCTGCAAGAAACTCTGAAGAACGTCCAGGTTCGCCACCGCGACCTTACTTGA
- a CDS encoding HPr family phosphocarrier protein: MPALEIQIINKLGLHARASAKFVGIAGQFPCQIRAGRTPESMVDGKSIMAMMMLAAGKGTTIHLKTEGEKEQEALDALVALINNFFDEGE, encoded by the coding sequence ATGCCTGCACTGGAAATACAAATCATCAACAAACTGGGCTTGCACGCCCGGGCATCTGCAAAGTTCGTCGGTATCGCAGGTCAGTTTCCATGCCAGATCCGGGCAGGTCGTACACCTGAGTCAATGGTAGACGGCAAGAGCATCATGGCAATGATGATGCTCGCCGCTGGCAAAGGAACCACCATCCACCTGAAAACCGAAGGCGAGAAAGAACAGGAAGCGCTGGATGCGTTGGTCGCGCTGATCAACAACTTCTTCGATGAAGGTGAGTAG
- a CDS encoding ZIP family metal transporter — protein MGTQILAVGGVRMFRYALGTLLLLAGTALLVAKGLVWLDLEPRLLRALQGGALCALGTALGAVPVLVIRKMPVAVSDTLLGFGAGVMLAATAFSLIVPGIAAAQSLGLSPWSSSGLISVGILLGAFCLFMVDRKVSGVGPQVFASRPGEPVIAPRIWLFVIAIVAHNIPEGMAVGVSAGGGMPDADSLAMGIALQDVPEGLVIALVLAGAGVSRIKAFLIGAASGLVEPVFAVLCAWLVNLAEVLLPLGLALAAGAMLLVVTQEVIPESRRNGHEKLASLGLCVGFCLMMVMDTALG, from the coding sequence ATGGGCACGCAAATATTGGCCGTCGGTGGTGTTCGGATGTTTCGTTATGCCCTCGGCACACTCTTGCTGTTGGCGGGTACTGCCTTGCTGGTGGCCAAGGGGCTGGTCTGGCTGGACCTGGAGCCCAGATTGCTGCGGGCACTGCAAGGCGGTGCGCTCTGTGCGTTAGGCACCGCGTTGGGCGCGGTGCCGGTATTGGTCATTCGTAAAATGCCGGTGGCAGTGAGCGATACCTTGCTTGGCTTTGGTGCCGGGGTGATGCTGGCTGCCACCGCTTTCTCGCTGATTGTGCCGGGAATCGCGGCTGCTCAGAGTCTGGGGTTGTCGCCCTGGTCCTCCAGTGGCCTGATCAGTGTGGGCATCCTGCTGGGTGCATTCTGCCTGTTTATGGTGGATCGCAAAGTGTCGGGGGTTGGGCCGCAAGTCTTTGCCAGCCGTCCCGGAGAGCCGGTCATTGCACCGCGCATCTGGTTGTTTGTCATCGCGATTGTGGCGCACAACATTCCTGAAGGGATGGCGGTCGGGGTGTCGGCGGGGGGTGGAATGCCTGATGCCGATAGCTTGGCGATGGGGATTGCGCTGCAGGATGTGCCGGAAGGGCTGGTAATTGCCTTGGTGTTGGCTGGGGCAGGGGTGTCGCGAATCAAGGCCTTCCTGATCGGTGCCGCCTCAGGTTTGGTCGAACCAGTGTTTGCGGTGCTTTGCGCGTGGCTGGTCAATCTGGCCGAAGTGTTGCTGCCATTGGGGTTGGCATTGGCTGCAGGGGCGATGCTATTGGTGGTCACACAAGAGGTTATCCCGGAGTCTCGACGCAATGGCCACGAAAAACTGGCGAGTCTGGGATTGTGTGTAGGTTTCTGCTTGATGATGGTGATGGATACGGCGCTTGGTTGA
- a CDS encoding superoxide dismutase has protein sequence MTYTLPALPYAYDALEPHIDAQTMEIHYTKHHQTYINNLNAAVEGTEWAQWPVEKLVASVHQLPEKLRAAVINQGGGHANHSLFWEVMSPKGGGKPEGALAKAIDEQLGGLETFKENFTKAALTRFGSGWAWLSVTPQKTLVIESSGNQDSPLMNGNTPILGLDVWEHAYYLRYQNRRPEYINAFYNVINWPEVARRYQAAIG, from the coding sequence ATGACTTATACCTTGCCTGCCTTGCCTTATGCCTACGACGCGCTCGAGCCGCATATTGATGCGCAAACAATGGAAATCCACTACACCAAGCACCACCAGACCTACATCAATAATCTCAATGCGGCGGTAGAGGGTACTGAATGGGCGCAATGGCCTGTAGAAAAGCTGGTGGCCAGTGTTCATCAATTACCCGAGAAGCTAAGGGCTGCGGTGATCAACCAGGGCGGCGGGCATGCCAACCACTCGCTGTTTTGGGAGGTCATGAGCCCCAAGGGCGGGGGCAAGCCAGAAGGTGCATTGGCCAAGGCAATTGACGAACAGTTGGGTGGGCTCGAGACGTTCAAGGAGAACTTCACCAAGGCCGCGTTGACGCGTTTTGGCAGCGGCTGGGCATGGCTGAGCGTGACGCCGCAAAAAACACTGGTGATTGAAAGCAGTGGCAACCAGGACAGCCCGTTGATGAATGGCAATACGCCGATTCTGGGGCTGGATGTGTGGGAGCACGCTTACTACCTGCGTTATCAAAACCGTCGTCCGGAATACATTAACGCGTTCTATAACGTGATTAATTGGCCGGAAGTGGCGCGTCGTTATCAAGCCGCGATTGGCTGA